A genome region from Sphingobium sp. WTD-1 includes the following:
- a CDS encoding BlaI/MecI/CopY family transcriptional regulator encodes MSEKISEAELVVMEALWEQAPATANDVADRVTAERDWSLQTVKTLLSRLMAKEVIAADQDGRRFLYRPLVAREDYVASESGRLVNRLFGGRISPLVAQLASQDQLSADDIAELEEILKGLKS; translated from the coding sequence GTGAGCGAGAAGATCAGCGAAGCGGAACTGGTGGTGATGGAAGCGCTGTGGGAACAGGCGCCGGCCACCGCCAATGACGTCGCCGATCGCGTCACCGCCGAACGCGACTGGAGCCTGCAGACGGTCAAGACATTGCTGTCGCGGCTGATGGCCAAGGAGGTGATCGCCGCCGACCAGGATGGCCGCCGTTTCCTCTATCGCCCGCTGGTGGCGCGCGAGGATTATGTGGCGAGCGAGTCCGGCCGGCTGGTCAATCGCCTGTTCGGTGGACGCATCTCTCCCTTGGTCGCCCAGCTGGCGAGCCAGGACCAGTTGAGCGCGGATGATATCGCGGAGCTTGAGGAAATCCTGAAGGGGTTGAAATCATGA
- a CDS encoding M10 family metallopeptidase yields MFKVTGTGPAKAKLTPDYSVPIADEQQAANAGTVTWAVSREAQIRSEVTLLYPQDVMTPPATTTGSAGDLDKPQENGSASTTASQAATGDAKIDGILSGVKWAAGITYSDVDSAADYQAGYSSDGDGDGISAQNEGFSQFTAQQTLAMHTALNNATYTQLAAAWGFSIEGFTNLTIDYAGAGAANATIRAANSSDPSTAYAYYPNSNIYGGDTFFGNYYDSSIYTLKNPVAGNYAWHTMLHELGHSLGLKHGQETGGPANVALPYAWDSIEFSVMTYRSYVGAPLSGYTYEQWGAPQTYMMLDIAALQTMYGADYSVQSGDTVYTWSPTTGETYINGGLAIDPGDNRIFATIWDGGGIDTYDLSNYSTNLTLDLNPGGYSVFSNAQLAYLGSSQYARGNIFNALLFNGNTASMIENAIGGSGNDTITGNDLANALTGGSGSDYLSGGKGDDVLDGGDGDDTLLGGDGNDIIDGASGADLIYGGAGNDIIYGGWMDDTVYGEAGDDIFVIRQSLAGTEFGDYTDGGSGTDRLDLSQIATDYSAIVNLGTGTWQYNPLYGGPWTITGVENVDGTQLGDIITGNSGVNVLNGNGGNDSIDGGAGNDIIDGGSGDDTLFGGDGNDIIDGGDGADLIFAGAGNDIIYGSWYTDTVYGEAGNDVFIIRQFGSSTEFGDDTDGGSGTDRLDLSQITTAYGAAVNLDTGSWQYNPLYGGPWTITGVENVDGTQLDDVITGNSSVNVLNGNGGNDTIYGGGGSDTINGGSGNDTIYGDAGNDVINGGSGNDVLIGGDGNDVFDGGDGTDLIYGEGGNDTFLLANGWTGSYGEVFLGGAGSDTFDISAVTGLATSTINLTDGTFTYTPGSSGPISLSSIENVVGSSAADEITGSGEINRLAGLAGNDILFGLGGDDMLDGGAGNDLLDGGTGIDTAVYGGATSAVTVSLAITAAQATGGAGTDTLTGIENLSGSAYNDTLTGDAGNNVLDGRVGADTMTGGDGNDTYYVDNVGDLVVENSSTGGTDDRVFSSVSYSLTNRTIETLTLTGVAAISATGNSKAQTLNGNDAANTLMGLDGNDVLNGFGGDDTLDGGNGDDSLDGNDGIDTAAYNTATSAVTVSLAVPGAQATGGAGTDTLANIENLIGSAYNDTLTGNSGANVINGKAGSDTMAGGDGNDIYYVDNVGDVITETSTGGSDTVYSSVSYSVSSTYVETLILTGSAAINASGNSHNNSLTGNSGANVIQGGGGNDVLNGGLGADTLSGGSGSDIFVFNSALGGGNVDSITDYSISNDTIRLDDSVFTGLALGALAANAFYVGTAAHDADDRIIYNSSTGALFFDADGNGAGAAIQFATLTTGLPLVASEFVVI; encoded by the coding sequence ATGTTCAAAGTTACTGGAACGGGCCCGGCAAAAGCGAAGCTGACCCCCGATTATTCTGTACCCATCGCGGATGAGCAACAGGCGGCCAACGCAGGCACGGTAACCTGGGCAGTTTCGCGCGAGGCGCAAATTCGCAGCGAAGTCACGCTGCTCTATCCCCAGGATGTGATGACGCCGCCGGCCACGACAACGGGCAGCGCGGGCGATCTCGACAAGCCTCAGGAAAATGGCAGCGCATCAACCACGGCCAGCCAAGCCGCAACCGGCGATGCCAAGATCGATGGCATATTGAGCGGCGTGAAATGGGCCGCAGGCATCACCTATAGCGACGTGGACTCCGCCGCAGACTATCAAGCCGGCTACAGTTCCGACGGCGATGGCGACGGCATCAGCGCCCAGAATGAAGGCTTTTCCCAGTTCACGGCGCAACAGACGCTGGCCATGCACACGGCGTTGAACAATGCCACCTATACGCAGTTGGCTGCCGCCTGGGGCTTTTCGATCGAGGGATTCACAAATCTGACGATCGACTATGCGGGCGCCGGCGCCGCCAACGCGACCATCCGTGCCGCCAATTCAAGCGATCCCAGCACCGCCTATGCCTATTATCCCAACAGCAACATCTATGGTGGCGACACCTTCTTCGGCAATTATTATGACAGCAGCATATATACGCTGAAAAATCCGGTCGCGGGCAATTATGCGTGGCACACCATGCTGCATGAACTGGGCCATTCGCTCGGTCTGAAGCATGGACAGGAAACCGGCGGGCCGGCCAATGTGGCACTACCCTATGCCTGGGACTCGATCGAATTTTCGGTCATGACCTATCGCAGCTATGTCGGCGCCCCGCTCTCGGGCTATACTTATGAACAATGGGGTGCGCCACAGACCTACATGATGCTCGACATCGCTGCGCTACAAACGATGTATGGCGCGGATTACTCGGTTCAATCGGGTGACACGGTCTATACTTGGAGTCCGACGACAGGCGAAACCTATATCAACGGCGGCCTGGCCATCGATCCGGGCGACAATCGTATCTTCGCCACCATATGGGATGGCGGTGGTATCGACACCTATGACCTGTCGAACTACAGCACCAACCTGACACTGGACCTCAATCCCGGTGGCTATTCGGTTTTCAGCAATGCCCAGCTCGCCTATCTTGGCTCCAGCCAATATGCGCGCGGCAACATCTTCAATGCCCTGCTGTTCAACGGCAACACGGCCTCGATGATCGAAAATGCCATCGGTGGATCTGGCAATGACACGATCACCGGCAACGATCTGGCCAATGCACTGACGGGTGGCTCCGGCAGCGATTATCTGTCCGGCGGCAAGGGCGATGATGTGCTGGACGGCGGCGATGGCGACGACACGCTCCTCGGCGGCGATGGCAACGACATCATTGACGGCGCCTCTGGCGCCGACTTGATCTATGGCGGGGCCGGCAACGACATCATCTACGGCGGCTGGATGGACGACACCGTCTATGGCGAAGCAGGTGATGATATATTCGTCATCCGCCAATCGCTGGCCGGCACCGAATTTGGCGATTATACCGATGGCGGCTCCGGCACGGATCGGCTCGACCTCAGCCAGATCGCAACCGACTATAGCGCTATCGTCAACCTCGGTACCGGCACTTGGCAGTATAATCCGCTCTATGGTGGCCCCTGGACCATCACGGGCGTGGAAAATGTCGACGGCACGCAACTGGGCGACATCATCACGGGCAACAGCGGCGTCAATGTTCTGAATGGCAATGGCGGCAACGACAGTATCGATGGGGGGGCCGGCAATGATATCATTGATGGCGGCAGTGGCGACGACACCCTCTTCGGCGGCGACGGCAATGATATCATTGATGGTGGTGATGGCGCCGACCTGATCTTCGCCGGGGCTGGCAACGACATCATCTATGGCAGTTGGTACACCGACACCGTCTATGGCGAAGCTGGCAATGATGTCTTCATCATCCGCCAGTTCGGGAGCAGCACCGAATTTGGCGACGATACCGATGGCGGGTCGGGCACGGATCGGCTCGATCTCAGCCAGATCACCACCGCCTATGGCGCTGCCGTCAATCTCGACACGGGCAGTTGGCAGTATAATCCGCTCTATGGTGGCCCCTGGACCATTACGGGCGTGGAAAATGTCGACGGTACGCAGTTGGATGACGTCATCACCGGTAACAGCAGCGTCAACGTCTTGAACGGCAATGGTGGCAACGACACCATCTATGGCGGAGGCGGAAGCGACACCATCAACGGCGGCAGCGGCAACGACACCATTTATGGCGATGCCGGCAACGACGTCATCAACGGCGGCAGTGGCAACGATGTGCTGATCGGCGGTGACGGTAACGACGTGTTTGATGGCGGCGATGGTACAGACCTTATCTATGGAGAGGGCGGCAACGACACCTTCCTGCTCGCCAATGGCTGGACCGGCAGCTATGGCGAAGTCTTCCTTGGCGGGGCCGGCTCAGACACGTTCGACATCTCCGCAGTTACCGGACTGGCAACATCGACCATCAACCTGACCGATGGCACATTTACCTATACGCCCGGCAGTTCAGGGCCGATCAGCCTGTCGAGTATCGAAAATGTGGTCGGCAGCAGCGCCGCTGACGAGATCACGGGATCTGGCGAGATCAACCGGCTCGCGGGCCTGGCTGGCAATGACATATTGTTTGGCCTGGGCGGCGATGACATGCTGGATGGTGGCGCCGGTAACGATCTGCTCGATGGCGGCACCGGCATCGATACGGCTGTCTATGGCGGCGCGACCTCAGCAGTCACCGTCAGTCTGGCCATCACCGCCGCGCAAGCGACCGGTGGCGCGGGCACCGATACACTCACGGGAATCGAAAATCTTAGCGGCTCTGCCTATAATGACACGCTGACGGGTGATGCCGGAAACAACGTCCTGGACGGCAGAGTCGGGGCGGATACCATGACGGGCGGGGACGGGAATGACACTTATTATGTCGACAATGTCGGCGATCTCGTCGTCGAAAACTCCTCTACCGGCGGCACTGACGATCGGGTTTTTTCTTCGGTTTCCTATTCGTTGACGAACCGGACGATCGAGACCCTGACCCTGACGGGCGTTGCCGCCATATCAGCAACCGGCAACAGCAAGGCGCAAACGCTCAACGGCAACGATGCCGCCAACACCCTGATGGGGCTGGATGGCAATGACGTGCTGAACGGCTTCGGCGGGGACGACACGCTGGATGGCGGCAACGGCGATGACAGTCTGGACGGGAATGACGGCATCGACACCGCCGCCTATAATACCGCAACCAGCGCCGTCACCGTCAGCCTGGCCGTGCCCGGCGCCCAGGCGACCGGTGGCGCAGGAACCGACACATTGGCCAATATCGAAAACCTGATCGGCTCGGCCTATAATGACACACTGACGGGCAATAGCGGCGCCAACGTCATCAATGGCAAAGCCGGCAGCGACACCATGGCCGGCGGCGATGGCAACGACATTTATTATGTCGACAATGTCGGCGATGTCATCACTGAAACCTCAACAGGCGGTAGCGACACCGTCTACAGTTCGGTCAGCTACAGCGTTTCGAGCACCTATGTCGAAACCTTGATCCTGACGGGCTCCGCAGCGATCAATGCAAGCGGCAACAGCCACAACAATAGCCTCACCGGCAATAGCGGCGCCAATGTCATTCAGGGGGGCGGCGGCAATGATGTCCTCAATGGTGGCCTTGGTGCCGACACGTTATCGGGCGGGTCGGGATCGGATATCTTTGTCTTCAACTCTGCACTAGGCGGTGGAAATGTGGATTCGATTACGGATTATTCGATATCCAACGACACCATCCGGCTGGATGATTCCGTCTTCACCGGCCTAGCTCTGGGGGCCTTGGCCGCCAACGCCTTCTATGTCGGGACGGCGGCGCACGATGCGGACGACCGGATCATCTACAACAGCAGCACTGGCGCATTGTTTTTCGATGCCGACGGCAATGGTGCTGGCGCTGCGATCCAGTTCGCAACGCTCACCACCGGACTACCGCTGGTCGCGAGCGAATTCGTCGTGATCTGA
- a CDS encoding TolC family protein: MIDQTSSGAFFRSEVAAAVRNNALIEEGRAGEHEAEAARVQARSALFPSVDLSVDANRSLARNFSDDPDNVIERARPRGRTDAIASVRQRLLDFGTASNRIGAGTARVEAARSTTQGYGQDVAIRTITAWYSILAQRWMEQAAIEYIARQQRFRTALERRIARGYSARGDLPRLDSSIASVEMRLAGFRRDRGSAEAQYRSLTGHDVPAEIARGPLPYIDIRDESDALEALVLRSPAVLRADAEARAARQDARAARAERLPTIAAGLEASRYGLFENPDDYDIRGRIIVRAQLGAGINARADQATARADAAEAYAARVRQEALRDAQMALADLKGVEAQLVAAQASYRANRDARDVVATRFEALDGTLYDLIYSEDSYFLALTSLVETLAERDLSRFALLAKNGQLLAELGISIAPADRMVTP, encoded by the coding sequence TTGATCGACCAAACCAGCAGCGGCGCCTTTTTCCGTTCGGAAGTGGCGGCTGCGGTCCGGAACAATGCATTGATCGAGGAAGGGCGCGCTGGTGAGCATGAGGCCGAGGCTGCCCGTGTTCAGGCCCGATCGGCCCTGTTCCCGTCCGTGGACCTCAGTGTTGACGCCAACCGGTCGCTCGCACGCAATTTTTCTGATGATCCCGACAATGTGATCGAAAGGGCGCGTCCCAGAGGGCGTACAGATGCCATCGCATCCGTGCGCCAACGGTTGCTCGATTTTGGAACGGCATCCAATCGGATCGGGGCGGGAACGGCGAGGGTGGAAGCGGCCCGTTCGACCACGCAGGGCTATGGGCAGGATGTTGCCATTCGAACAATTACGGCCTGGTATTCGATCCTCGCCCAGCGATGGATGGAGCAGGCGGCAATCGAATATATTGCGCGGCAGCAGCGGTTCCGAACGGCGCTGGAACGGCGCATCGCGCGCGGCTATTCGGCGCGGGGCGACCTGCCTCGCCTCGACAGTTCGATTGCTTCGGTGGAAATGCGTCTTGCGGGCTTTCGTCGTGACCGGGGCAGCGCCGAGGCACAGTATCGATCGCTGACGGGCCATGATGTACCGGCGGAAATTGCGCGTGGGCCGTTGCCATATATCGATATTCGCGATGAAAGCGATGCGCTGGAGGCGCTGGTTCTGCGCTCGCCGGCCGTTCTGCGTGCCGATGCCGAAGCGCGTGCCGCGCGACAGGACGCCCGTGCAGCCCGTGCGGAACGGTTGCCGACCATCGCAGCGGGGCTGGAAGCAAGCCGATACGGCTTGTTCGAAAATCCGGATGATTACGACATTCGTGGGCGTATCATCGTCCGGGCCCAACTGGGGGCCGGGATCAATGCACGGGCGGACCAGGCCACGGCGCGGGCGGACGCCGCAGAGGCCTATGCTGCCCGTGTACGCCAGGAAGCCTTGCGCGACGCCCAAATGGCGCTGGCGGACCTTAAGGGGGTGGAGGCGCAGCTTGTCGCGGCGCAGGCGAGTTATCGAGCCAATCGCGACGCCAGGGATGTCGTTGCAACCCGGTTCGAGGCGCTGGATGGGACGCTCTACGACCTGATATATTCCGAGGACAGCTATTTTCTGGCTCTCACCAGCCTTGTCGAGACCCTGGCGGAACGGGATTTGTCCCGCTTTGCATTGCTGGCGAAAAATGGCCAGTTGCTCGCCGAACTGGGAATAAGCATCGCTCCAGCCGATCGGATGGTGACCCCGTGA
- a CDS encoding HlyD family type I secretion periplasmic adaptor subunit has protein sequence MERKMDPVAPIQAAVPANIFLWTIGAFLLIFLLWAGLTEIDRTIRAAGRVIPSSQLQVISNLEGGIVEAILVRTGQQVKQGAELIRLNPIQPGSDLAVNRTSSDVLSLKTARLEAEMAGREPDFPAARDPVMASQIAVEQGLHRSRIAEFSSLMMVNSARIDQARRAVLEAEAAQMARNSARDTARAELQLVRPLVLEGIEPRRSLLQAENGYNVAAADAAAAAAALARSQAAVAEAQASAAQDKRDWFARTAGELTAARGEAAARQAALPAYEYKLERTIVRAPMDGRINRVFATTIGGSVRPGDPLLEMVPGHDNLLIEILVDAKDIASVRLDQRAKIDITAYDSAIYGSMDGRVIAISPDAVVNERTGESHYLVRVRTTANAIMDRNGRRLLIGPGMGAEVKLLGDKRTVLAYILTPLTRLRETAFRE, from the coding sequence ATGGAGCGCAAAATGGACCCGGTCGCGCCGATTCAGGCGGCGGTTCCGGCCAATATCTTCCTCTGGACGATCGGGGCCTTCCTGCTGATCTTCCTGCTTTGGGCGGGGCTGACGGAAATCGACCGCACCATCCGTGCCGCCGGCAGGGTCATTCCCAGTTCCCAGTTGCAGGTTATTTCGAACCTTGAGGGCGGGATCGTCGAGGCGATCCTCGTGCGGACCGGACAGCAGGTGAAGCAGGGAGCCGAACTGATCCGGCTCAATCCCATCCAGCCCGGTTCCGATCTGGCCGTCAATCGTACCAGCAGCGATGTCCTGTCGCTCAAGACTGCTCGGCTGGAAGCGGAAATGGCAGGACGAGAGCCGGATTTCCCAGCCGCCCGCGATCCTGTCATGGCGAGCCAGATCGCCGTGGAACAGGGGCTGCATCGGTCCCGCATCGCTGAGTTCAGCAGCTTGATGATGGTCAATTCGGCGCGGATCGACCAGGCAAGGCGGGCCGTGCTGGAGGCGGAGGCTGCACAGATGGCCCGCAACTCGGCCCGCGATACCGCCCGCGCAGAGTTGCAACTTGTCCGGCCGCTGGTGCTGGAGGGCATTGAACCGCGCCGATCGTTATTGCAGGCGGAAAATGGATATAATGTCGCAGCCGCCGATGCGGCTGCGGCGGCGGCTGCTCTTGCGCGATCGCAGGCGGCGGTGGCCGAGGCGCAGGCCAGCGCCGCGCAGGACAAGCGCGATTGGTTCGCCCGGACCGCCGGCGAACTGACGGCGGCGCGTGGCGAAGCGGCAGCGCGGCAGGCGGCATTGCCGGCCTATGAATATAAGCTGGAACGCACGATTGTGCGGGCGCCGATGGATGGGCGGATCAATCGTGTCTTCGCGACGACGATCGGTGGCAGCGTCAGGCCCGGCGATCCCCTGCTGGAGATGGTTCCAGGACATGACAATCTGCTGATCGAAATATTGGTCGATGCAAAGGATATTGCATCGGTCCGGCTGGACCAGCGCGCTAAGATCGACATTACGGCCTATGACAGTGCGATTTACGGGTCGATGGATGGTCGGGTGATCGCCATTTCTCCCGATGCCGTCGTCAATGAGCGCACGGGGGAAAGCCACTATTTGGTCCGGGTCCGCACGACGGCCAATGCGATCATGGATCGGAATGGCCGTCGATTGCTGATTGGCCCAGGCATGGGGGCCGAGGTCAAGCTTCTGGGCGATAAGCGCACTGTGCTGGCATATATTCTGACGCCGTTGACGCGGCTGCGCGAGACCGCCTTCCGCGAATGA
- a CDS encoding M56 family metallopeptidase produces the protein MSVWMAETLIATTLLMAMVMMLRRPVARWLGAGAAYWLWLLPLARMLLPTLPREVAAPSPLHNVVDQAGLPALLEIAPSPATQAAETSIPWLEMAIGLWALGVVLFLVVQAIGYARFRRDILAGSTPLGEEGRIRLITSPQASGPLAFGIFRPYIVLPADFGLRYDAQEQDMAIAHERAHHERGDLAANMVALLLLALHWCNPVAWIAYRAYRADQETACDARVLSLYGQDQAHAYGRAILKAAGGRQFAGACHLTRITTLKGRLKMLSSHETSLKRISWGMAAVAMVVATGLALTASGSRAAQQMAAITDKVDQADFAKLTNLVSQPVSAREALPQAAPVPAAAPMPAAAPAPVAHADRVPPAAPVPPVPAADIVPPVPPVPPVPPVTVRSEPGRVIVTHANGRVETHRIPTEAEIARMVPVVDVREGCEGDKVTSRREFVDANGRRNIRVRICERAIEAQARKAERIAMLNARDAERMSRNAERAGRNAARAGLTAARAQIAASRMPESDRAEALRDIDQELADLDRNPD, from the coding sequence ATGAGCGTCTGGATGGCCGAAACGCTGATCGCCACGACCCTGCTGATGGCGATGGTGATGATGTTGCGACGCCCGGTGGCGCGCTGGCTGGGGGCAGGGGCGGCCTATTGGCTGTGGCTGCTGCCGCTGGCCCGCATGCTGTTGCCGACGCTTCCGCGCGAGGTTGCCGCGCCTTCGCCGCTGCATAATGTCGTGGATCAGGCGGGCTTGCCGGCGCTGCTGGAGATTGCGCCATCGCCCGCGACACAGGCCGCAGAGACGAGCATCCCCTGGCTGGAAATGGCGATCGGCCTGTGGGCGCTGGGCGTCGTGCTGTTCCTGGTCGTGCAGGCGATCGGCTATGCCCGGTTTCGCCGCGACATATTGGCCGGATCGACGCCGCTGGGTGAGGAAGGGCGCATCCGCCTGATCACCAGCCCACAGGCATCGGGGCCGCTCGCCTTCGGTATTTTTCGGCCCTATATTGTCCTGCCGGCCGATTTCGGACTGCGCTATGACGCGCAGGAGCAGGATATGGCGATCGCCCATGAACGCGCCCATCATGAGCGCGGCGATCTGGCCGCCAATATGGTCGCGCTGCTGCTGCTGGCACTGCACTGGTGCAATCCGGTCGCCTGGATCGCCTACCGCGCCTATCGCGCCGATCAGGAAACCGCTTGCGACGCGCGCGTCCTCTCGCTCTACGGCCAGGATCAGGCCCATGCCTATGGCCGCGCCATATTGAAGGCCGCCGGTGGTCGCCAATTTGCCGGCGCCTGCCATCTCACCCGCATCACCACGCTCAAGGGGAGGCTGAAAATGCTTTCGAGCCATGAAACATCATTGAAGCGCATCAGTTGGGGCATGGCTGCCGTCGCCATGGTCGTCGCCACGGGCCTGGCCCTTACCGCGTCGGGCAGCCGCGCCGCGCAGCAGATGGCGGCGATCACCGACAAGGTCGATCAGGCCGATTTCGCCAAGCTGACCAACCTGGTGTCGCAGCCCGTATCGGCGCGCGAGGCCCTGCCGCAGGCCGCACCGGTTCCCGCCGCCGCGCCCATGCCGGCGGCAGCGCCCGCGCCGGTTGCCCATGCCGATCGCGTGCCGCCTGCAGCGCCCGTGCCACCGGTTCCGGCCGCCGACATCGTGCCCCCGGTTCCGCCGGTCCCGCCCGTGCCGCCGGTGACGGTGCGCAGCGAGCCGGGCCGGGTGATCGTCACCCATGCCAATGGCCGGGTCGAAACCCATCGCATCCCGACCGAGGCGGAGATTGCCCGCATGGTGCCGGTGGTCGACGTGCGCGAAGGCTGCGAGGGTGACAAGGTCACCAGCCGTCGCGAATTTGTCGATGCCAATGGCCGCCGCAACATCCGGGTGCGTATCTGTGAGCGGGCGATCGAGGCGCAGGCCCGCAAGGCGGAGCGGATCGCCATGCTGAACGCCCGCGATGCCGAGCGCATGTCCCGCAATGCCGAACGGGCGGGGCGCAATGCCGCGCGCGCCGGGCTCACCGCTGCCCGTGCCCAGATCGCCGCCAGCCGCATGCCGGAAAGCGACCGGGCAGAGGCACTGCGCGACATCGATCAGGAACTGGCCGACCTCGATCGCAACCCGGACTGA
- a CDS encoding ATP-binding cassette domain-containing protein — translation MLRNRRTYIKVAIAAAMINLFALVSSLFTMTVYDRVVPNDASSSLVGLSIGLIIVVIFDFILRLLRVYFVDIAGANIDYEVGDTLFAKIVALRLDKRRGSTGTLTGLMRELETLRDFFASATLTAFIDVPFILVTLAVIAMLGGVLVLLPLAMIPIVVLAGIFTNPALDRLSAQSLGDGLVKQSVLVEAIGNLETVKATSAGPMLNARWRMALNRHSHSSLSQRLLSSVAITIASSANTIAYCGTIIVGVGLLRSHSITTGALLACSVLCGRAIAPLAQIATLLSRLSSTRVAYRQINALMETPSEGPEGDALRPSVQGRIELRNVGFRYPGTPDKALDQLNLMIAPGERVGFLGRVGSGKSTLARMVLGLYEPQDGVVMVDGIDIRQFDPIHLRRHIGAALQDNALLAGSVRENICLERDHVDPDEMVRVAEISGTHRFMGQITNGYDLKLTDRGDGLSGGQRQSISIARALAGRPPILIFDEPSSAMDAQTELDLIGRLQEEIHGRTFLLITHRTPLLRLVDRIIVLEQGRVVADGPRDAVLQRLAQGKAA, via the coding sequence ATGCTGCGCAATCGCCGAACCTATATCAAGGTGGCGATCGCGGCAGCGATGATCAATCTGTTCGCATTGGTCTCGTCGCTCTTCACCATGACGGTTTATGACCGGGTGGTCCCCAATGATGCGTCCTCGTCTCTGGTGGGGTTGAGTATCGGCCTGATCATCGTCGTGATATTTGATTTTATACTGCGCCTGCTGCGCGTTTATTTTGTCGATATTGCCGGCGCGAACATCGACTATGAGGTCGGCGATACCCTGTTTGCCAAGATCGTGGCGTTGCGGCTCGATAAGCGTCGCGGGTCGACCGGGACGTTGACCGGTCTGATGCGGGAATTGGAAACGCTGCGCGATTTTTTCGCATCGGCCACTCTCACGGCGTTCATAGATGTACCGTTCATTCTCGTGACGCTGGCCGTGATTGCCATGTTGGGCGGGGTTCTGGTGCTGTTGCCGCTTGCGATGATTCCGATCGTGGTTCTGGCCGGAATCTTCACCAATCCGGCGTTGGACCGGCTGTCAGCCCAAAGCCTGGGCGATGGTCTTGTCAAACAATCGGTGTTGGTTGAAGCGATCGGCAATCTGGAGACAGTCAAGGCCACCAGTGCCGGGCCAATGCTCAATGCGCGCTGGCGCATGGCGCTCAATCGTCATTCCCACAGTTCCCTCAGCCAGCGACTGCTCTCGTCGGTGGCGATCACCATTGCCAGCAGTGCGAACACCATTGCCTATTGTGGTACGATCATCGTCGGTGTCGGATTGTTACGCAGCCACAGCATCACGACGGGCGCATTGCTGGCCTGTTCCGTCCTGTGCGGTCGCGCCATCGCGCCGCTGGCGCAGATTGCCACCTTGCTCTCGCGCCTGTCGAGCACACGTGTCGCCTATCGCCAGATCAATGCGTTGATGGAAACGCCGAGCGAAGGGCCGGAAGGCGATGCGCTGCGACCGTCGGTGCAGGGACGGATCGAATTGCGCAATGTCGGCTTTCGTTATCCCGGAACGCCGGACAAGGCGCTCGACCAACTCAACCTGATGATCGCGCCGGGGGAACGGGTCGGCTTTCTTGGTCGAGTGGGGTCCGGCAAGTCGACGCTCGCCCGCATGGTGCTTGGCCTGTATGAACCGCAGGATGGCGTGGTGATGGTCGACGGGATCGACATACGCCAATTTGATCCCATCCATTTACGCCGGCATATTGGCGCGGCCCTGCAGGACAATGCGCTTCTGGCCGGCTCGGTCCGCGAAAATATCTGTCTTGAGCGCGATCATGTCGATCCGGATGAAATGGTTCGTGTCGCCGAAATCAGTGGCACCCATCGTTTCATGGGGCAGATCACCAATGGCTATGATCTGAAACTGACGGATCGTGGTGACGGTTTGTCAGGCGGACAACGCCAGTCGATTTCGATCGCGCGCGCTCTGGCTGGACGACCGCCAATTCTGATTTTCGACGAGCCCAGCAGCGCGATGGATGCCCAGACCGAATTGGATCTGATTGGCCGGTTGCAGGAGGAAATTCATGGCCGGACCTTCCTGCTCATCACTCATCGCACGCCGTTGCTGCGACTTGTGGATCGGATCATCGTGCTGGAACAGGGGCGGGTCGTGGCGGATGGTCCGCGCGATGCGGTATTGCAGCGGCTGGCGCAGGGCAAGGCGGCATGA